Proteins found in one Ornithorhynchus anatinus isolate Pmale09 chromosome 8, mOrnAna1.pri.v4, whole genome shotgun sequence genomic segment:
- the STMN3 gene encoding stathmin-3 isoform X1 gives MASTVSAYKEKMKELSVLSLICSCFYTQPHPNTIYQYGDMEVKQLDKRASGQSFEVILKSPSDLSPESPVLSSPPKKKDVSLEELQKRLEAAEERRKTQEAQVLKQLAEKREHEREVLHKALEENNNFSRLAEEKLNYKMELSKEIREAHLAALRERLREKELHAAEVRRNKEQREEISG, from the exons ATGGCCAGCACCGTGTCAG CCTACAAGGAGAAGATGAAGGAGCTGTCTGTGCTCTCACTGATCTGTTCTTGCTTCTACACTCAACCACACCCCAACACCATTTATCAGTATGGAG ACATGGAAGTTAAGCAGCTGGACAAGAGGGCATCGGGCCAGAGCTTTGAGGTGATCTTAAAGTCACCTTCGGACCTGTCTCCCGAGAGCCCtgtgctctcctctccccccaagaAGAAGGATGTCTCCTTGGAGGAGCTGCAGAAGAGGTTGGAGGctgcagaagagaggaggaag ACCCAGGAGGCCCAGGTGCTGAAGCAACTGGCGGAGAAGCGCGAGCACGAGAGGGAGGTGCTGCACAAGGCCCTGGAGGAGAACAACAACTTCAGCCGACTGGCCGAGGAGAAGCTCAACTACAAGATGGAGCTGAGCAAGGAGATTCGTGAGGCTCACCTAGCCGCGTTGAGGGAAAGGCTCCGTGAGAAG GAACTGCACGCAGCTGAGGTCCGCAGGAACAAGGAGCAGCGAGAGGAGATCTCTGGTTAA
- the STMN3 gene encoding stathmin-3 isoform X2: protein MEVKQLDKRASGQSFEVILKSPSDLSPESPVLSSPPKKKDVSLEELQKRLEAAEERRKTQEAQVLKQLAEKREHEREVLHKALEENNNFSRLAEEKLNYKMELSKEIREAHLAALRERLREKELHAAEVRRNKEQREEISG, encoded by the exons ATGGAAGTTAAGCAGCTGGACAAGAGGGCATCGGGCCAGAGCTTTGAGGTGATCTTAAAGTCACCTTCGGACCTGTCTCCCGAGAGCCCtgtgctctcctctccccccaagaAGAAGGATGTCTCCTTGGAGGAGCTGCAGAAGAGGTTGGAGGctgcagaagagaggaggaag ACCCAGGAGGCCCAGGTGCTGAAGCAACTGGCGGAGAAGCGCGAGCACGAGAGGGAGGTGCTGCACAAGGCCCTGGAGGAGAACAACAACTTCAGCCGACTGGCCGAGGAGAAGCTCAACTACAAGATGGAGCTGAGCAAGGAGATTCGTGAGGCTCACCTAGCCGCGTTGAGGGAAAGGCTCCGTGAGAAG GAACTGCACGCAGCTGAGGTCCGCAGGAACAAGGAGCAGCGAGAGGAGATCTCTGGTTAA